The Homo sapiens chromosome 21 genomic patch of type FIX, GRCh38.p14 PATCHES HG2219_PATCH genome includes a window with the following:
- the MAP3K7CL gene encoding MAP3K7 C-terminal-like protein isoform 4 (isoform 4 is encoded by transcript variant 8), with product MVQLIAPLEVMWNEAADLKPLALSRRLECSGGIMAHYSPDLLGPEMESRYFAQVGLEHLASSSPPAFGFLKCLDYSISVLCSATSLAMLEDNPKVSKLATGDWMLTLKPKSITVPVEIPSSPLG from the exons ATGGTTCAGCTGATTGCACCTTTAGAAGTTATGTGGAACGAGGCAGCAGATCTTAAG ccccttgctctgtcacgcaggctggaatgcagtggtggaatcatggctcactacagccctgacctcctgggcccag agatggagtctcgctattttgcccaggttggtcttgaacacctggcttcaagcagtcctcctgcttttgGCTTCTtgaagtgcttggattacag TATTTCAGTTTTATGCTCTGCAACAAGTTTGGCCATGTTGGAGGACAATCCAAAGGTCAGCAAGTTGGCTACTGGCGATTGGATGCTCACTCTGAAGCCAAAGTCTATTACTGTGCCCGTGGAAATCCCCAGCTCCCCTCTGG GTTGA